The following are encoded together in the Hoplias malabaricus isolate fHopMal1 chromosome 3, fHopMal1.hap1, whole genome shotgun sequence genome:
- the LOC136691601 gene encoding ADP-ribosylhydrolase ARH1-like, which produces MEGWASLEHYRAGMLLSGAGDAIGFKWEFEFYGPVIHKEVKQMGGLKKINVKLPEWPVSDDTVLHLATAEALATGKEDEELLHEVASRYKEGMKDMKDRAPGASTIIGASQLNPGSKNGYRIPYNSKSGGCGAAMRTMCIGMRYPRPEQLSTLVAVAVETGRMTHPHPTGFLGGVASALFAAYAIQRRPLTTWGLGLLKEACPVVKEFVKTAGYAVSETEKDWGYFCDKWEWYLILRGLSTGKGPVVWPAKYGPEERDEAYKSFSWSGWGGSSGHDAPMIALDALLGAGSNWIELMDRVAFHGGDSDSTAVIACCCWGLLYGTEGVPPCNYINLEYRDRMENSAEKLYNLSH; this is translated from the exons ATGGAGGG CTGGGCCTCTCTTGAACACTACAGGGCTGGCATGCTGTTAAGTGGAGCTGGAGATGCCATTGGCTTTAAGTGGGAGTTTGAGTTTTATGGGCCAGTCATTCACAAG GAGGTAAAGCAGATGGGAGGCCTGAAGAAGATCAATGTTAAACTGCCTGAATGGCCAGTCAGTGACGATACAGTCCTTCACCTGGCCACTGCTGAAGCTTTAGCAACAG GAAAGGAAGATGAGGAGCTTCTGCATGAAGTGGCGTCACGTTACAAAGAGGGGATGAAGGACATGAAAGACAGGGCACCAGGAGCTTCAACCATCATTG GCGCATCACAGTTAAATCCAGGAAGCAAAAATGGCTACAGAATTCCTTATAACTCAAAGAGTGGAGGATGTGGAGCTGCCATGAGGACAATGTGTATTGGCATGAG ATACCCTCGGCCTGAGCAGCTATCCACATTGGTGGCCGTAGCTGTGGAGACAGGCAGAATGACCCACCCTCATCCAACCGGGTTTTTAGGAGGTGTGGCTTCAGCTCTGTTTGCAGCCTATGCCATCCAGCGCCGTCCACTCACCACTTGGGGTCTGGGCCTGTTGAAAGAGGCATGTCCAGTAGTGAAGGAGTTTGTGAAAACAGCAGGATACGCAGTGAGTGAGACGGAGAAGGACTGGGGATACTTCTGTGATAAGTGGGAATG GTATCTTATATTAAGAGGTTTGTCGACTGGGAAGGGTCCAGTGGTTTGGCCTGCCAAATATGGGCCAGAAGAACGAGACGAGGCTTATAAGTCATTCAGTTGGAGCGGATGGGGTGGGAGCAGTGGTCATGATGCACCAATGATAGCATTAGATGCCCTTCTGGGAGCAGGCTCCAACTGGATTGAGCTAATGGATCGGGTTGCCTTTCATGGAG GAGACAGTGACAGTACTGCAGTGATCGCCTGCTGTTGTTGGGGTTTACTGTATGGAACAGAGGGAGTACCACCGTGTAACTATATAAACCTGGAGTACAGGGACAGGATGGAAAACAGTGCAGAGAAACTCTACAATCTGTCTCACTAA